One Stenotrophomonas oahuensis genomic region harbors:
- the hppD gene encoding 4-hydroxyphenylpyruvate dioxygenase, producing MSSQPSTATHAPNPGMQVTTFENPMGIDGFEFVEFAAPAGRGAELHDYFRKMGFTAVLRHKQRAITVYRQGDVNFLVNEDPDSFAADFAAKHGPCACGFAIRFQKPGEQVFQMALGNGAEAIDFKPESKAVPAPVIKGIGDCMLYLVDRYGANGSMFDTDYTPIEGVDQHPVGFGLTFIDHLTHNLYFGNMQQWSDYYERLFNFREIRYFDIKGLKTGLVSKAMTAPDGIVRIPLNESSDPKSQINEYLDAYKGEGIQHIACFTENIYDTVEAMRAQGVEFLDTPDTYFDVIDQRVPNHGEDVARLAKNKILIDADPETKQRKLLQIFTQNCIGPIFFEIIQRKGNEGFGEGNFTALFESIERDQIKRGVL from the coding sequence ATGAGCAGCCAGCCCAGCACCGCCACTCACGCCCCCAACCCGGGCATGCAGGTGACCACCTTCGAAAACCCGATGGGAATCGACGGTTTCGAGTTCGTCGAATTCGCAGCGCCCGCAGGACGTGGTGCCGAGCTGCACGACTATTTCCGCAAGATGGGATTCACCGCGGTGCTGCGCCACAAGCAGCGCGCCATCACCGTGTACCGCCAGGGCGACGTGAATTTCCTGGTCAATGAGGACCCGGACTCGTTCGCCGCTGACTTTGCCGCCAAGCATGGTCCGTGTGCCTGCGGTTTCGCCATCCGCTTCCAGAAGCCGGGCGAGCAGGTGTTCCAGATGGCGCTGGGCAACGGGGCCGAGGCGATCGACTTCAAGCCGGAGTCCAAGGCGGTACCGGCCCCGGTCATCAAGGGCATCGGCGACTGCATGCTGTACCTGGTGGACCGTTACGGTGCCAACGGCAGCATGTTCGACACCGACTACACCCCCATCGAAGGTGTCGATCAGCATCCGGTCGGCTTCGGGCTGACCTTCATCGACCACCTGACCCACAACCTGTACTTCGGCAACATGCAGCAGTGGTCGGACTACTACGAGCGGCTGTTCAACTTCCGCGAGATCCGCTACTTCGACATCAAGGGCCTGAAGACCGGCCTGGTGTCCAAGGCGATGACCGCGCCGGACGGCATCGTGCGCATCCCGCTGAACGAGTCGTCCGACCCGAAGAGCCAGATCAACGAATACCTGGATGCCTACAAAGGCGAGGGTATCCAGCACATCGCCTGCTTCACCGAGAACATCTACGACACGGTGGAAGCGATGCGCGCGCAGGGCGTGGAGTTCCTGGACACGCCGGACACCTACTTCGACGTGATCGACCAGCGCGTTCCCAATCATGGCGAAGACGTGGCCCGTCTGGCGAAGAACAAGATCCTGATCGATGCCGACCCGGAGACGAAGCAGCGCAAGCTGCTGCAGATCTTCACCCAGAACTGCATCGGTCCAATCTTCTTCGAGATCATCCAGCGCAAGGGCAACGAAGGCTTCGGCGAAGGCAACTTCACCGCGCTGTTCGAGAGCATCGAGCGCGACCAGATCAAGCGCGGCGTACTGTAA